The following coding sequences lie in one Schistocerca serialis cubense isolate TAMUIC-IGC-003099 chromosome 12, iqSchSeri2.2, whole genome shotgun sequence genomic window:
- the LOC126428336 gene encoding clumping factor A-like: MRQTDNEATDRQTDNEATDRQTDNEATDRQTDNEATDRQTDNEATDRQTDNEATDRQTDNEATDRQTDNEATDRQTDNEATDRQTDNEATDRQTDNEATDRQTDNEATDRQTDNEATDRQTDNEATDRQTDNEATDRQTDNEATDRQTDNEATDRQTDNEATDRQTDNEATDRQTDNEATDRQTDNEATDRQTDNEATDRQTDNEATDRQTDNEATDRQTDNEATDRQTDNEATDRQTDNEATDRQTDNEATDRQTDNEATDRQTDNEATDRQTDNEATDRQTDNEATDRQTDNEATDRQTDNEATDRQTDNEATDRQTDNEATDRQTDNEATDRQTDNEATDRQTDNEATDRQTMRRQTDRQ, translated from the exons ATGAG acagacagacaatgaggcgacagacagacagacagacaatgaggcgacagacagacagacagacaatgaggcgacagacagacagacagacaatgaggcgacagacagacagacagacaatgaggcgacagacagacagacagacaatgaggcgacagacagacagacagacaatgaggcgacagacagacagacagacaatgaggcgacagacagacagacagacaatgaggcgacagacagacagacagacaatgaggcgacagacagacagacagacaatgaggcgacagacagacagacagacaatgaggcgacagacagacagacagacaatgaggcgacagacagacagacagacaatgaggcgacagacagacagacagacaatgaggcgacagacagacagacagacaatgaggcgacagacagacagacagacaatgaggcgacagacagacagacagacaatgaggcgacagacagacagacagacaatgaggcgacagacagacagacagacaatgaggcgacagacagacagacagacaatgaggcgacagacagacagacagacaatgaggcgacagacagacagacagacaatgaggcgacagacagacagacagacaatgaggcgacagacagacagacagacaatgaggcgacagacagacagacagacaatgaggcgacagacagacagacagacaatgaggcgacagacagacagacagacaatgaggcgacagacagacagacagacaatgaggcgacagacagacagacagacaatgaggcgacagacagacagacagacaatgaggcgacagacagacagacagacaatgaggcgacagacagacagacagacaatgaggcgacagacagacagacagacaatgaggcgacagacagacagacagacaatgaggcgacagacagacagacagacaatgaggcgacagacagacagacagacaatgaggcgacagacagacagacagacaatgaggcgacagacagacagacagacaatgaggcgacagacagacagacaatgaggcgacagacagacagacaatga